The sequence GAATACGCGTATGCAAAAACTTCAGGATAATGAATGGGACGGAGCTGTTTTTGCCGCTGCAGGTTTGGAGCGCATCAACTTAAAACCTGAAAATTACATCAATTTAGATTGGATGATTCCAGCTCCGGCTCAAGGTGCAATGCTTGTGGTGGCAATGGAAAACGACAATTATACTTTGGATGCTCTTTCGCAGTTAAATGATATCGAGACTGAAATTTGCACATACATAGAACGTCAGTTTTTGAGAACGCTTGAAGGTGGATGTACTGCCCCAATTGGAGCTTTAGTAACGTATAACGAGGACGAAGATACTTTGCATTTTCAAGGTGTTTTACTTTCTATTGACGGAAAACAAAAACTAGAAATCAACAAAACGGTTGATATTTCTGAATGGAAAAAATTAGGCTTTAATTCTGCTCAGGAGATTTTGAATAATGGAGGAACGGAATTAATGCAGAAAATCAAAGAATCTCTAAAGAAATAATGGCAAATCCAGTTCAGATATTATCTACTAAAATATTATCTCCTCTTCATAAACAGGAACTAATGAAATATGGCGTTGAGTTGATCGAAGCCGATTTCATTAAAACCGAAAACAAGCCTTTCGAATTAAAAGATCTTAATGAAAGTTTAATTTTTACAAGTCAAAATGCCGTTCACAGTGTTTTAGCTCATCCTAATTCTGAAGAATTAAAGAAAAAAAACGTGTATTGCGTTGGACTTAAAACCAAAACGCTTTTAAGCGATAATGGCTTTAATGTCGTGGCTTACACAGGTTATGCTGCAGATTTAGCTGAAATTATCACTTTGATTTACGGAAATGAAAGTTATACTTTTTTCAGTGGAAATCTAAGAAGAGACACTTTACCAGACGCTTTAAAAGAAAACGGAATTAAATTCAATGAAATTCAGGTTTACGAAACCACATTACAACCGCAGAAAATAAAAGCAAATCCAGAAGCGATTTTGTTTTTTAGTCCGTCTGGAGTTAAAAGTTATTTGAAACACAATGCTATAAATAAACAAATCTGCTTTTGCATTGGCGATACGACCGCAGAAGCTTTAAATAAAATCACAAAAAACATTATCGTCGCTGATCAACCAACAATTGAAGATGTGATTGAAGATGTAATTCACGAATACAAATAAAAACCTTTGCAACTTTGTCACTTTGCGACTTTTGCACCTAAAATAAAAAACAATGTTAAAAAACGACCTATTTTTAAGAGCATTAAAAGGAGAAACTGTACAACGTCCGCCAGTATGGATGATGCGTCAGGCAGGAAGATATTTACCAGAATTTAGAGAACTTCGTGATAAATATGATTTCTTTACGCGTTGCGAAACTCCAGAATTAGCGGCTGAAATCACTGTACAGCCAATTCGCAGAATTGCTCCAGATGCTGCTATTTTATTTTCGGATATTTTGGTAGTGCCACGCGCAATGGGAATTCATGTTGAATTGAAAGACAATTTAGGTCCGATTATTCCAGATCCAATTCGTACAATGGAACAAGTGAATCAAGTTTTTGTTCCAGATGTAAACGAAACTTTAGGTTACGTTTTTGATGCTGTGAAATTGACTAAAGAAATGCTGAACGACGAAGTGCCGTTAATTGGTTTCGCTGGTTCACCTTGGACAATTTTCTGTTACGCTGTTGAGGGAAAAGGTTCTAAAAGTTTTGATACTGCAAAAGGTTTCTGTTTTTCAAACCCGGTTGCAGCGCACACTTTATTGCAAAAAATTACCGATACCACTATTTTATATTTAAAAGAAAAAGTAAAATCAGGAGTAAATGCGGTTCAGATTTTTGATTCTTGGGGCGGAATGCTTTCTCCTGTTGATTATCAGGAATTTTCATGGAAATACATCAACCAGATTGTTGACGCTTTAGCTGATATTACGCCTGTTATTGTTTTCGGAAAAGGATGCTGGTTCGCACTTGGTGAAATGGGTAAAAGTAAAGCTTCAGCTCTTGGAGTTGACTGGACTTGCACGGCAAGAAATGCTCGTTATTTGTCTGGTGGAAATATTACGTTGCAAGGAAACTTTGATCCGTCAAGATTACTTTCTCCAATTCCAACTATCAAGAAAATGGTTCACGAAATGATCGACGAATTCGGAAAAGATAAATATATCGTAAATTTAGGTCACGGAATTTTACCAAATATCCCTGTAGATCACGCAAAAGCGTTTATTGACGCTGTGAAGGAATACGGGCAATAATAGTTGATGGTTGATGGTTTTTGGTTGATAGTTAAGCTCCCAGAAACCATCAACCAAAAACCATCAACTACCAACTTAAAAAAACATGCTCAATAAAGGATTAAGAGACGAAGAAAAAATAAGAATTGATAACGTTCTCAAAACGTTACGAAATCTCATTTATGTACCTTATCCTTTGAATGTTTTACAAAAAACAGAAATTGAAAATCAACTGAAGGAATTCGGATTAAACATTGAAAGTTTAATTGATTTTTCCAATGAAGATTTAATCACATTGTTAATGCGTCTTCATTTTGATTGGGAACATTTGGAACAATTCGGAGATATTTTGATCGAATTCTCGAAAGAAGAAAATTATAATTTCGCCGATAAAGCTTTAGCTATTTATCAATATATTCAGCAAGAAAGCAAAGTTTTTTCTTTTGGAATCAATGCTAAAATTGCTTCTCTAAAAAACAATTAGAAATGAGTTTTACAGATTGGAAAACTGACCGAATCGAAAATATTCTTCCTAAAGAGTTTTATAAACTAATTGATAAGAATAAAAATCATATTGAAAAGACTTTCCCTGTAACGCTAGCTAATTCCGACTCACCAGAAAAAGCTGAAAATTTTATCTCCGTTAATAAAGACAAGGAAAGAAATAGTGAAGGATATTATTTCTTCGCCCGAGATATAAAAACAAATAATCTAATTGGTTATTTATGTGTAAAAACGATCGATTATCGCATTTCTAAATGTGAATTAGGTTATTTTATTGACGAAGATTTTCAAGGAAAAGGAATTACATCCAAAATGGTTTCTGATGCGCTTGACTTTTGTTTCAATAAATTAAAAATGAACAAAGTTTTTATCTGCACTTCAGAAATCAATCTCGCAAGTCAGCGAATTGCATTAAAACACAATTTTAAACAAGAAGGAATTTTAAGAGACGAATTTAGAAACGGCGACGGCACTTTGCAGAACACGGTTTATTTCGGACTACTTAAATCAGAATATATTAAATCATGAAAGACAAATTTTACGCCTACATACAACAATTACAGGACCAAATCTGCGCTGGATTAGAAGCTATTGACGGAACTGCAAAATTCCGCGAAGATTTATGGAAACGCCTAGAAGGCGGTGGTGGAAGAACACGTGTTATTGAAAACGGTGCGGTTTTCGAAAAGGGTGGTGTAAACATTTCAGCCGTTCACGGAAAACTTCCTGAAACGATGCAAAAAATGTTCAACGTTGGCGAAGCCGATTTCTTCGCTTGCGGATTAAGTTTGGTAATTCACCCAAAAAGCCCAATGGTTCCTACTGTGCACGCCAATTGGCGATATTTTGAAATGTATGATGAAAACAGAAATGTTATCGAACAATGGTTTGGCGGCGGACAGGATTTAACGCCTTATTATTTGTTTGAAGAAGATGCGAAACACTTTCATCAAACTTGTAAAACAGCGTGTGACAAACACAATCCAGAGTTTTACCTGAAATATAAAAAACAATGCGATTCCTATTTCTGGAACGCGCATAGAAATGAAGCCCGCGGAATTGGTGGTTTGTTCTTTGATTATTGCAAAGCAAATGAATCAATGTCAATGGAAAATTGGTATAACTTTGTAACTGAGGTTGGTAATAGTTTCCTTGAAGCGTATGTTCCGATTGTAGAAAGAAGAAAAAATTTAGCATATACTCCGGAAAACAGAAACTGGCAGGAAATCCGTCGTGGCCGTTATGTGGAGTTTAATCTAGT comes from Flavobacterium sp. KACC 22761 and encodes:
- the hemF gene encoding oxygen-dependent coproporphyrinogen oxidase gives rise to the protein MKDKFYAYIQQLQDQICAGLEAIDGTAKFREDLWKRLEGGGGRTRVIENGAVFEKGGVNISAVHGKLPETMQKMFNVGEADFFACGLSLVIHPKSPMVPTVHANWRYFEMYDENRNVIEQWFGGGQDLTPYYLFEEDAKHFHQTCKTACDKHNPEFYLKYKKQCDSYFWNAHRNEARGIGGLFFDYCKANESMSMENWYNFVTEVGNSFLEAYVPIVERRKNLAYTPENRNWQEIRRGRYVEFNLVHDKGTLFGLKTNGRIESILMSLPPHVQWVYDHHAEAGSEEEKLILTLSNPIDWI
- a CDS encoding uroporphyrinogen-III synthase gives rise to the protein MANPVQILSTKILSPLHKQELMKYGVELIEADFIKTENKPFELKDLNESLIFTSQNAVHSVLAHPNSEELKKKNVYCVGLKTKTLLSDNGFNVVAYTGYAADLAEIITLIYGNESYTFFSGNLRRDTLPDALKENGIKFNEIQVYETTLQPQKIKANPEAILFFSPSGVKSYLKHNAINKQICFCIGDTTAEALNKITKNIIVADQPTIEDVIEDVIHEYK
- the hemC gene encoding hydroxymethylbilane synthase, whose product is MAEKTIRIGTRDSELALWQAHTVEKKLNDLGYKTSIVAVKSQGDIILDKPLYELGITGIFTKTLDIAMINGDVDIAVHSMKDVPTALPKGIVQGAVLPRANVLDILVHKGNPDFTNPSTIATGSLRRQAQWFNKYPNHTVVDLRGNVNTRMQKLQDNEWDGAVFAAAGLERINLKPENYINLDWMIPAPAQGAMLVVAMENDNYTLDALSQLNDIETEICTYIERQFLRTLEGGCTAPIGALVTYNEDEDTLHFQGVLLSIDGKQKLEINKTVDISEWKKLGFNSAQEILNNGGTELMQKIKESLKK
- a CDS encoding GNAT family protein; translated protein: MSFTDWKTDRIENILPKEFYKLIDKNKNHIEKTFPVTLANSDSPEKAENFISVNKDKERNSEGYYFFARDIKTNNLIGYLCVKTIDYRISKCELGYFIDEDFQGKGITSKMVSDALDFCFNKLKMNKVFICTSEINLASQRIALKHNFKQEGILRDEFRNGDGTLQNTVYFGLLKSEYIKS
- the hemE gene encoding uroporphyrinogen decarboxylase, giving the protein MLKNDLFLRALKGETVQRPPVWMMRQAGRYLPEFRELRDKYDFFTRCETPELAAEITVQPIRRIAPDAAILFSDILVVPRAMGIHVELKDNLGPIIPDPIRTMEQVNQVFVPDVNETLGYVFDAVKLTKEMLNDEVPLIGFAGSPWTIFCYAVEGKGSKSFDTAKGFCFSNPVAAHTLLQKITDTTILYLKEKVKSGVNAVQIFDSWGGMLSPVDYQEFSWKYINQIVDALADITPVIVFGKGCWFALGEMGKSKASALGVDWTCTARNARYLSGGNITLQGNFDPSRLLSPIPTIKKMVHEMIDEFGKDKYIVNLGHGILPNIPVDHAKAFIDAVKEYGQ